A genomic region of Lycorma delicatula isolate Av1 chromosome 4, ASM4794821v1, whole genome shotgun sequence contains the following coding sequences:
- the Aldh7A1 gene encoding aldehyde dehydrogenase 7 family member A1, with product MTKILNLTYFLKSNIKPDSFFNGIVLKENFCKISVCKISSSSSNFLIDDPKYSFLKELGLKKDNIGVYHGKWNAKGQIITSICPANGKPIAQVQQGNKEDYENCVKAAQEAWHVWADLPPPKRGEIVRQIGNALRDKLEPLGKLVSLEMGKIKAEGIGEVQEYVDICDYAVGLSRMFSGSIIPSERPGHILLEKWNPLGVIGVISAFNFPIAVYGWNSAVAMVCGDVIIWKGAPTTPLVSVATTKVVADVLESNNLPGAICSLCTGGSDIGELMADDTRLELLSFTGSTAVGQKVGVKVQARFGRPLLELGGNNAIIVGPDANTAMVAQSVIFACCGTAGQRCTTTRRLILHSKVYDEVLSRLKRSFGQVLNRIGDPLEENTLYGPLHSPESVDKYKATIDKALKNGGKIEFGGKVIDGPGFFVEPTIISGLKHDSEVVHTETFAPIVYVLKTDSVDEAIEWNNEVKQGLSSSLFTQDISTLIQWIGPFGSDCGIVNVNIPTSGAEIGGAFGGNKHTGGGRESGSDSWKQYMRRSTITINHSNTLTLAQGIKFE from the exons atgacaaaaattttaaatcttacttaCTTTTTAAAGAGTAATATTAAACCTGActcattttttaatggaattgttttgaaagagaatttttgcaaaatcagTGTCTGTAAAATTTCTTCATCtagcagtaattttttaattgatgatcCAAAATATAGTTTTCTTAAAGAATTGggtttaaaaaaagacaatattggTGTTTACCATGGGAAATGGAATGCCAAAGGACAG attATAACATCAATTTGTCCAGCAAATGGTAAGCCAATAGCTCAAGTACAACAGGGCAATAAAGAAGACtatgaaaattgtgtaaaagcaGCTCAGGAAGCATGGCATGTTTGGGCTGATTTACCACCACCAAAGAGAGGTGAAATTGTAAGGCAGATTGGTAATGCACTGAGGGATAAACTCGAACCACTTGGAAAATTAGTATCACTTGAAATGG GTAAAATTAAAGCTGAAGGTATTGGTGAGGTACAGGAGTATGTAGATATATGTGACTATGCTGTTGGATTATCTCGTATGTTCAGTGGATCCATCATACCATCTGAAAGACCTGGacatatattattagaaaaatggaATCCACTTGGCGTTATTGGTGTTATAAGTGCATTTAATTTTCCTATTGCTGTTTATGGATGGAATAGTGCTGTTGCTAtg GTGTGTGGTGATGTTATAATTTGGAAAGGAGCACCAACTACTCCTCTTGTATCTGTTGCAACCACAAAAGTAGTTGCTGATGTTTTGGAATCGAATAATTTACCAGGCGCAATATGTAGTCTTTGTACAGGTGGTAGCGATATTGGTGAGTTAATGGCTGATGACACCAGACTAGAATTACTATCGTTCACTGGTAGTACTGCAGTAGGACAAAAG gtgggTGTTAAAGTACAAGCTAGGTTTGGTCGTCCTCTACTGGAACTTGGGGGCAATAATGCTATAATAGTTGGACCTGATGCCAATACTGCAATGGTAGCACAATCTGTTATATTTGCATGTTGCGGCACTGCTGGGCAACGTTGTACTACTACAAGACGACTAATACTGCACTCCAAG gtttatgatGAGGTATTAAGTAGGTTGAAGAGATCATTTGGCCAAGTTTTAAATCGTATAGGGGATCCACTTGAAGAAAACACTTTATATGGGCCATTGCATTCTCCAGAGTCTGTGGATAAATATAAAGCTACTATAGACAAAGCTTTAAAAAATGGAGGCAAAATTGAATTTGGTGGAaag GTGATTGATGGCCCTGGTTTCTTTGTAGAACCAACTATAATATCTGGTCTTAAACATGACTCAGAAGTTGTACATACAGAAACATTTGCACCTATTGTATATGTTTTGAAAACAGATAGTGTTGACGAAGCAATTGAGTGGAATAATGAAGTTAAACAAGGATTATCTTCCAGCTTATTTACACAAGATATATCTACACTGAttcag TGGATTGGTCCATTTGGTTCAGACTGTGGTATAGTAAACGTTAATATTCCAACAAGTGGTGCAGAAATTGGTGGAGCATTTGGTGGCAACAAACACACTGGTGGTGGACGGGAGTCAGGATCCGATTCTTGGAAACAATATATGCGTCGTTCAACAATTACAATTAACCATAGTAATACTTTAACTTTAGCACAaggaattaaatttgaataa